From the genome of Deinococcus sp. AJ005, one region includes:
- a CDS encoding ABC transporter substrate-binding protein, translated as MKRLLTLTLFATAATAGAQGNLTFVCGAQADWCQVVANAYKKETGGEAKFLRLSAGESLARLRAEKANPSFDVLFGGTGDVHEAGTKEKLLTFYKPKAWNELYPELRKQVKDAYIPLYTGALGLAVNDTVLKKRNLAAPTDWPDLGDPKYKGLIAMPNPNTSGTAYTMITTLIQIYGEDKAFDLLKKIHNNVPRNGYTRPGSGAAFLAARGEVAVGVTFLHDAVAQNVRGFPVRAVAPKAGTGTEIGGVSLVTDGPNAAAGKQFIDFVLKPETQKLAATVESFQIQSNAKTPVAAASPKLDKIKLIDYDFGKWGDSATRARIISRWTKEVFPLPRR; from the coding sequence ATGAAACGACTCTTGACTCTGACCCTTTTTGCCACGGCGGCCACGGCTGGCGCGCAGGGCAACCTGACCTTCGTGTGCGGCGCACAGGCTGACTGGTGCCAGGTGGTTGCTAACGCCTACAAGAAGGAAACTGGCGGCGAGGCCAAGTTTCTGCGCCTGTCGGCAGGCGAGTCGCTGGCCCGGTTGCGTGCCGAGAAGGCCAACCCCAGCTTCGACGTGCTGTTCGGCGGCACGGGGGACGTCCACGAGGCGGGCACTAAGGAAAAGCTGCTGACGTTCTACAAGCCCAAAGCGTGGAACGAGCTGTATCCAGAACTCCGCAAGCAGGTCAAGGATGCCTACATTCCGCTGTATACCGGGGCGCTGGGCCTCGCGGTCAACGACACTGTGCTGAAGAAGCGCAACCTGGCCGCCCCCACCGACTGGCCCGATCTGGGCGATCCCAAATACAAGGGCCTCATCGCCATGCCCAACCCCAACACCTCCGGCACGGCGTACACCATGATCACCACGCTGATCCAGATTTACGGCGAGGACAAGGCGTTTGACCTCCTGAAGAAGATTCACAACAATGTGCCGCGCAACGGCTACACCCGCCCCGGCTCCGGCGCGGCGTTCCTGGCGGCGCGCGGCGAGGTGGCCGTGGGCGTGACCTTCCTGCACGACGCGGTGGCGCAGAACGTGCGCGGCTTCCCGGTGCGGGCCGTGGCTCCCAAAGCCGGGACGGGCACCGAGATCGGCGGCGTCAGTCTGGTCACGGACGGCCCCAACGCCGCCGCAGGCAAGCAGTTTATCGACTTCGTGCTGAAGCCTGAAACGCAGAAACTGGCGGCGACGGTGGAATCCTTCCAGATCCAGTCTAACGCCAAGACCCCGGTGGCCGCTGCCTCGCCCAAGCTGGACAAGATCAAGCTGATCGACTACGACTTTGGCAAATGGGGCGACAGCGCCACCCGCGCCCGTATCATCTCGCGCTGGACCAAGGAGGTCTTTCCATTACCACGGCGGTAA